Proteins found in one Lutimonas zeaxanthinifaciens genomic segment:
- a CDS encoding sensor histidine kinase has translation MKDKIVQFISNPLIISLVLSLLIILSLPDYFNRYQSEHIKTSRTSRKNKTYFKDLNNDGQSERIMYYENNLGNASFEIHAADEGLIDQWNFNGQLCSQNLDLWFFDSNQNGFNEIFHFSKRNDSIFLNSIEPFSDENYENHEVFVEKLEDTGKKMFFSTSTYGILNSGNNKSGELFFALNRGFSGNPRNVYKYNFKTNLVSKSPHLTNQSRINLMIDLDKNGSEEILLANYAAGNKIDSSITKRSDYNAWFMVLDENLRFKFEPIEIPCTFSSIHSFPLKNDNNEIDILCRVNSKKYTEYKSRLMLFTSEGEFLREMLLGPGNYFINSRNNFQEFILHNFSSGLIQILNKDFQELFSLTIEPDSYLFPLDLDENGKNEWIQVHNDNKSITVFEEDFKESLTLIIPGEGFNNIRPFIKKSGEGINDLFFRDGNNYYLFSYQENPFYILKYFTYVLIFLLVLSLVWFIRKGQQLKMEKQRAIENEISALQIKNINNQIDPHFVFNAINTISEMTLMDNKIEADSFITKFSNFMRGTLQKSDKITTTLSEELSYVENFIQLQQERFKNKFNYSIEVGSDVDTSFKVPKHIIFCYAENAIKHGLSGLKEKGLLKINVSMINKKMVIIIEDNGEGINEKTKIRKDSTGNGLKIMEQLFELFHKLYGKNIEQKFIELFDEKNNKSGIRVKIIISI, from the coding sequence TTGAAAGACAAAATTGTTCAGTTCATATCAAACCCATTAATCATTTCCTTGGTATTGTCCCTACTGATCATACTTTCCCTGCCGGATTATTTTAATCGGTATCAATCAGAACATATTAAAACTTCGAGAACAAGTCGAAAAAACAAAACTTACTTTAAGGATCTTAATAATGATGGACAGAGCGAAAGAATTATGTACTATGAAAATAACCTGGGTAACGCAAGTTTTGAAATTCATGCCGCTGATGAGGGCCTAATAGATCAATGGAACTTTAACGGCCAGCTTTGTTCACAAAATCTTGATCTCTGGTTTTTTGATTCGAACCAAAATGGTTTCAATGAAATATTTCACTTTTCAAAAAGAAATGATTCTATCTTTCTCAATAGCATCGAACCTTTCAGTGATGAGAATTATGAAAACCATGAAGTTTTTGTTGAAAAACTTGAGGACACAGGTAAAAAAATGTTTTTTTCCACCTCTACTTACGGCATTTTAAACAGTGGAAACAATAAATCTGGTGAATTGTTTTTTGCTTTGAATCGAGGGTTTTCAGGTAACCCACGAAACGTTTACAAGTATAATTTTAAGACCAATCTAGTTTCAAAATCCCCTCATTTAACCAATCAATCAAGGATAAATCTCATGATTGATCTGGACAAGAATGGATCCGAAGAAATATTACTGGCAAATTACGCTGCTGGAAATAAAATTGACTCATCGATAACAAAGAGATCTGACTATAACGCCTGGTTCATGGTATTGGATGAAAATCTTCGTTTTAAATTTGAACCCATAGAAATTCCATGTACTTTTTCAAGTATTCACAGTTTTCCACTCAAGAATGACAATAATGAGATCGATATCCTCTGCCGTGTGAATTCTAAAAAATATACCGAATACAAAAGCAGATTGATGCTCTTTACCAGTGAAGGTGAATTTTTGCGGGAAATGTTACTGGGTCCGGGAAACTACTTTATTAATTCCCGTAACAATTTTCAAGAATTTATATTGCACAACTTCAGTAGTGGTTTGATTCAAATATTGAATAAAGATTTCCAGGAACTTTTTTCTTTAACCATTGAACCCGATAGTTATTTATTTCCTCTTGACTTAGATGAAAATGGAAAAAATGAATGGATACAGGTACATAATGATAATAAATCCATCACTGTGTTTGAGGAAGATTTTAAGGAATCATTAACCCTTATTATACCGGGGGAAGGATTTAATAATATAAGACCCTTTATAAAAAAAAGCGGGGAGGGTATAAATGATTTATTCTTTAGGGACGGTAACAACTATTATCTATTCTCTTATCAAGAAAATCCTTTTTACATACTTAAATACTTTACCTATGTATTGATCTTCTTACTTGTCTTGAGTCTTGTTTGGTTTATACGAAAAGGCCAGCAACTGAAGATGGAAAAGCAGCGTGCCATTGAAAATGAAATTTCAGCATTACAGATCAAAAACATCAACAATCAAATTGACCCTCATTTTGTTTTTAATGCTATTAATACCATAAGTGAAATGACGCTAATGGATAATAAAATTGAAGCCGACAGTTTTATCACCAAATTTTCGAATTTTATGCGCGGAACCCTGCAGAAATCTGATAAAATAACAACTACTCTAAGTGAGGAACTATCTTATGTGGAGAATTTCATACAGTTACAACAGGAACGATTTAAAAATAAATTCAATTATTCCATTGAGGTTGGGTCAGATGTTGATACCTCTTTCAAGGTTCCTAAGCATATTATATTCTGTTATGCAGAGAATGCCATTAAACATGGGCTTTCTGGTTTGAAGGAAAAAGGATTATTAAAAATCAATGTTTCTATGATTAATAAAAAAATGGTCATTATCATAGAGGATAACGGGGAAGGAATCAATGAAAAAACCAAAATCCGCAAAGATTCTACGGGAAACGGACTTAAAATAATGGAGCAACTATTTGAATTATTCCATAAGCTGTACGGAAAAAATATTGAACAGAAATTTATTGAACTGTTTGATGAAAAAAATAATAAATCCGGAATTCGAGTAAAAATAATAATCAGTATTTAA
- a CDS encoding response regulator transcription factor, giving the protein MNISKIRTVLVDDEERALNRMKILLSNFEEIEVLEAINDSEYAINYIMESDPDLVFLDIEMPLKTGLEVAEEINKHNLKTKIIFMTAHEHYAIKAIKKEAFDYLLKPIGIDELKVTLERFLSKTQTLFTKRELEIVNLICKGMSSKEIGKNLSISHHTVDTHRRKILEKSECHNAVELIMYATKNHLI; this is encoded by the coding sequence ATGAACATATCCAAAATAAGAACTGTATTAGTTGATGATGAGGAAAGAGCACTAAATCGAATGAAAATTCTGCTTTCGAATTTTGAGGAAATTGAAGTTTTGGAAGCTATAAATGACTCTGAATATGCGATAAATTATATTATGGAATCCGATCCGGATCTTGTTTTTTTAGATATTGAAATGCCTTTAAAAACAGGATTAGAAGTAGCAGAAGAAATCAATAAACATAATCTCAAAACAAAGATTATTTTTATGACAGCTCATGAACATTATGCAATTAAAGCCATTAAAAAAGAAGCTTTTGATTATCTGCTTAAACCCATTGGAATTGATGAATTGAAAGTCACTCTGGAACGATTCCTTTCAAAAACACAAACATTATTTACAAAAAGAGAGCTTGAAATCGTCAATTTGATTTGCAAAGGAATGAGTAGCAAAGAAATTGGTAAAAATCTTTCAATAAGCCATCACACGGTAGACACACACAGAAGAAAAATTCTCGAAAAGTCAGAATGTCACAACGCTGTTGAACTGATTATGTATGCTACAAAGAACCATCTTATTTAG
- a CDS encoding transposase, with amino-acid sequence MKSYKNINDPQRSFVAPFVDKHSRKNEFFAQIDDYIDWEPITAKLKLIYTKGLTDRGAKAYSPILLFKMHLISKWYKLSDTQTESMVYDSISAIRFCGLTLEDSVPGHSTLSRFKKELKDHGALKGLEKDVDNQLKAHQIKVKTGKGRVDAKLRKLN; translated from the coding sequence GTGAAAAGTTATAAAAACATCAATGACCCGCAACGTAGTTTTGTAGCTCCTTTTGTGGATAAACACAGCAGGAAAAATGAATTTTTTGCTCAGATTGATGATTATATTGACTGGGAACCGATCACTGCTAAACTTAAACTGATATACACCAAAGGACTTACCGACAGGGGAGCAAAAGCCTATTCTCCCATACTACTTTTCAAAATGCACCTCATTTCAAAATGGTATAAACTTTCCGATACCCAGACTGAGTCAATGGTTTATGACAGTATCTCGGCCATTCGATTTTGCGGGTTAACCCTGGAAGACAGTGTGCCCGGACACAGTACATTGAGTCGATTCAAAAAAGAATTAAAAGACCATGGAGCTTTAAAAGGATTGGAAAAAGACGTAGATAATCAATTAAAAGCACATCAAATAAAGGTGAAAACTGGCAAGGGTCGTGTAGATGCGAAACTTCGAAAACTAAACTAA
- a CDS encoding secondary thiamine-phosphate synthase enzyme YjbQ, which translates to MKSFQKEISLRPHSRGFHLITQEILQNLPEIKEIDTGWMQVFIKHTSASLTINENADPTVRTDFESHMNKLVPENAPYYIHTYEGPDDMPAHIKASLMGASIQVPITNGRLNMGIWQGIYLCEHRNRGGSRRLVITILGE; encoded by the coding sequence ATGAAATCATTTCAAAAAGAAATCAGTCTGAGGCCTCATTCAAGAGGATTTCATTTAATCACTCAGGAGATACTTCAAAACCTACCTGAAATTAAAGAGATCGATACAGGTTGGATGCAGGTTTTTATCAAGCATACTTCAGCGAGTTTGACGATCAATGAAAATGCGGACCCAACTGTAAGAACTGATTTTGAAAGCCATATGAATAAATTGGTTCCTGAAAATGCTCCGTACTATATACATACCTATGAAGGACCTGATGACATGCCGGCTCACATCAAAGCCTCTTTGATGGGAGCCTCAATTCAGGTCCCTATTACCAACGGCAGATTGAACATGGGTATATGGCAGGGTATTTATCTATGTGAGCACAGAAACAGGGGAGGGTCCAGAAGATTAGTAATTACGATACTCGGAGAATAA
- a CDS encoding single-stranded DNA-binding protein — protein sequence MNRLRNRVQLIGHLGMDPEVKILDSGSKLVKFSLATNDSYVNSKGEKVEDTQWHNIIAWNKTADLIESYLEKGKEVALEGKLVTRSWEDENGVKKYITEVVCSEILFLGQRVQEVVQ from the coding sequence ATGAATAGATTAAGAAACAGAGTACAGTTAATCGGACACTTAGGAATGGACCCTGAAGTTAAAATCCTTGATTCAGGAAGTAAACTGGTAAAATTTTCATTGGCAACCAATGACAGCTATGTAAATTCAAAGGGAGAAAAAGTTGAGGATACCCAGTGGCACAATATTATAGCCTGGAATAAAACCGCTGATCTGATTGAATCTTACCTTGAAAAGGGAAAGGAAGTAGCCCTGGAAGGAAAACTTGTCACCCGATCCTGGGAAGATGAAAATGGGGTCAAAAAGTATATTACAGAAGTGGTTTGCAGTGAAATATTGTTTCTTGGTCAAAGAGTGCAGGAAGTGGTGCAGTAA
- a CDS encoding DUF2116 family Zn-ribbon domain-containing protein, with product MEKKLCLECGDPIQGRSDKKFCSDYCRNTYNNKVNKDSKNLIRNTNNRLRKNYKILSELNAGGKTKVIRNTLNQHNFDFSLFTSIYRTKAGKVYYYVYDQGYLELDNDYFLLIKRE from the coding sequence ATGGAAAAAAAATTGTGCCTTGAATGCGGAGACCCAATCCAGGGACGAAGCGACAAAAAATTCTGTAGTGATTATTGTCGTAACACTTATAATAACAAGGTTAACAAAGACAGTAAAAATCTCATTCGCAATACGAATAATCGTCTGCGAAAAAACTATAAAATTCTGTCCGAACTCAATGCTGGAGGAAAAACAAAAGTGATTCGCAACACCTTGAACCAGCATAATTTTGATTTTTCCTTGTTTACTTCCATCTACAGGACGAAAGCCGGAAAGGTTTATTATTATGTTTACGATCAAGGCTACCTGGAACTGGATAATGACTATTTTCTATTGATTAAACGAGAATAA
- a CDS encoding carboxypeptidase-like regulatory domain-containing protein: protein MQLRLFFAFFLLVGLGAMNLHAQDNSFVTGKIINGEDNQPLPFASIRLKNHQIGTISNDDGEFDFYIPKSKRNDTLSVSFIGFNSYEVPLQNIDRALEIILTPSSNVLDEIILTEKDPLDYIKRALERLSENYPQEPYQSLAYYREKFIENGAVINKEEGVFKTYYPKVADSSKNQHQLLLYKPEENPQQFQFMREWFEAKQEKRRKKAIKRGEEFDEEEYDSDMDMDLGGPESVIDLDINNERDNYLNPKYFKKYEYSFGDETSLNGERLVTINFKAKRTIDHIRDSGKILINTEDFAIVSIERNGKFSIPFIVKPILFVIGLKIQNPTFSTVISYQKYKEKWYPQLFRWDANVKLTKKHTFDPNENSDINIGQVFLINQVDSIATPVSEDHLFNEQEDMAGQVFNDIDLKWEGLNIIKD, encoded by the coding sequence ATGCAGTTGAGATTATTTTTTGCCTTTTTTCTTTTGGTTGGCCTTGGAGCCATGAATCTTCATGCTCAGGATAACAGTTTTGTGACCGGGAAAATCATTAACGGGGAAGATAATCAACCTCTTCCTTTTGCCTCTATCCGATTAAAGAACCACCAGATAGGAACCATCAGCAACGATGATGGGGAATTTGATTTTTATATTCCCAAATCAAAGCGAAATGATACCCTGAGCGTTAGTTTTATTGGGTTTAACAGTTATGAGGTGCCCCTGCAAAACATAGATCGCGCCCTTGAAATTATACTTACACCAAGTTCGAATGTGCTTGATGAGATCATCTTAACCGAAAAAGATCCTCTTGACTATATCAAAAGGGCCCTGGAAAGGCTTTCAGAAAATTATCCTCAGGAACCTTATCAGTCTCTTGCCTATTACAGAGAAAAATTCATCGAAAACGGGGCCGTAATCAACAAAGAAGAAGGGGTTTTTAAAACCTATTACCCTAAGGTTGCAGATTCATCAAAAAACCAACATCAACTCCTTTTGTATAAACCCGAGGAGAACCCTCAGCAATTTCAATTCATGAGAGAGTGGTTCGAGGCCAAGCAGGAGAAAAGACGTAAAAAGGCCATAAAAAGAGGTGAGGAATTTGATGAAGAGGAATATGACAGTGATATGGACATGGACCTTGGTGGCCCTGAATCTGTTATCGATCTTGACATTAACAATGAACGAGACAACTACCTCAACCCTAAGTATTTTAAAAAATACGAATACAGTTTTGGAGACGAAACTTCCTTAAATGGTGAGCGACTGGTTACCATAAATTTCAAAGCCAAAAGAACAATTGATCATATCAGGGACTCGGGTAAAATTCTTATCAATACGGAAGATTTTGCCATTGTTTCCATTGAGCGAAACGGAAAGTTTAGTATTCCTTTTATCGTAAAGCCCATTTTATTCGTGATTGGCTTAAAAATTCAGAATCCTACATTTAGCACTGTAATCAGTTATCAGAAATATAAAGAAAAATGGTACCCTCAGTTATTTCGATGGGATGCCAATGTGAAACTGACCAAAAAGCACACTTTTGATCCTAATGAAAATTCAGACATCAATATTGGTCAGGTCTTTTTGATCAACCAGGTTGATTCCATCGCAACACCTGTTTCCGAAGACCACCTGTTCAATGAACAAGAAGATATGGCCGGACAGGTATTCAATGATATCGATCTGAAATGGGAAGGGCTCAATATCATTAAAGATTGA
- a CDS encoding phosphoglycerate kinase translates to MKTLNDFNFENKKALIRVDFNVPLNEELQVTDTTRIEAAKATIVKVLEDGGSAVLMSHLGRPKGVEDNFSLGHIVDAVSEIIGVQVKFVNDCIGDKVEQAVADLQNGEVLLLENLRFYGEEKAGDRDFAEKLSKCGDIYVNDAFGTAHRAHASTAIIAEFFPEQKCFGFLLAKEIESLEKVLGSSEKPVTAILGGSKVSSKITVIENILDKIDHLIIGGGMSFTFIKALGGDIGNSICEDDKQDLALDILKQAEEKGVKVHLPVDVVAGDDFSNDANTQVVDIYHIPEGWEGLDAGPKTNVGFSFVIAQSKTILWNGPVGVFEMKTFSKGTIELGNSVADATAEGAFSLVGGGDSVAAVKQFGFADKVSYVSTGGGAMLEMLEGKTLPGIQAILD, encoded by the coding sequence ATGAAAACATTAAACGATTTTAATTTCGAAAATAAAAAGGCGCTGATCAGAGTTGATTTCAATGTTCCTTTAAACGAAGAATTGCAGGTTACGGATACTACCCGAATCGAAGCGGCAAAGGCAACCATTGTAAAAGTATTAGAAGATGGCGGAAGTGCCGTTTTGATGTCGCATCTAGGTCGTCCGAAAGGGGTTGAAGACAACTTTTCTCTGGGGCATATTGTAGATGCTGTGAGTGAAATTATTGGCGTTCAGGTTAAGTTTGTCAATGACTGTATCGGAGACAAAGTTGAGCAGGCAGTTGCAGATTTGCAAAATGGAGAAGTTCTTTTGCTGGAAAATCTTAGATTTTACGGTGAGGAAAAAGCTGGTGACAGAGATTTTGCAGAAAAACTTTCAAAATGCGGTGATATTTATGTCAATGATGCATTTGGTACTGCACACAGGGCTCATGCTTCTACTGCGATCATCGCTGAATTCTTTCCGGAGCAAAAATGTTTCGGCTTTTTATTGGCCAAAGAGATCGAGAGTCTTGAAAAGGTACTAGGCTCAAGCGAAAAACCTGTAACAGCTATATTAGGTGGATCAAAAGTATCTTCAAAAATAACGGTAATAGAGAATATTCTTGATAAAATAGATCATTTGATTATTGGTGGTGGTATGAGTTTTACCTTTATCAAAGCCTTAGGCGGAGACATTGGTAATTCCATTTGCGAAGATGACAAACAGGATCTTGCACTGGATATCTTGAAACAGGCCGAAGAAAAAGGGGTAAAAGTCCATTTGCCGGTTGACGTGGTTGCTGGTGATGATTTTAGCAATGATGCCAATACCCAGGTTGTAGATATTTATCATATTCCCGAAGGTTGGGAAGGACTTGATGCAGGGCCTAAAACCAATGTTGGGTTTTCATTCGTGATCGCTCAGTCAAAAACGATTTTGTGGAACGGGCCCGTTGGTGTTTTTGAAATGAAGACCTTTTCAAAAGGAACCATTGAGCTGGGTAATTCTGTTGCCGATGCTACTGCTGAGGGAGCATTTTCTCTTGTAGGAGGTGGTGATTCTGTTGCTGCAGTAAAACAATTTGGATTTGCCGATAAGGTGAGTTATGTATCTACGGGTGGTGGAGCCATGCTAGAAATGCTTGAGGGTAAAACTTTACCTGGAATTCAGGCAATCCTGGACTAA
- a CDS encoding aldo/keto reductase codes for MKYTTIPQTDIKVSKICLGTMTYGQQNTEEEAHAQLNYAVDQGVNFIDTAEMYSIPGKKETQGSTERYIGTWLKDQQRDSLVVATKITGPMPYFNYIRPNLGFSKEVIREALDLSLKRLQTDYVDIYQLHWPERNVNFFGQRNYNHNPNEKWEDNFKSVIEALDELVKEGKIRHYGVSNESSWGVMRQVTESKQNGLTVCKTIQNPYSLLNRTFEINLAEVSLRENIGLLAYSPLAFGVLSGKYLNNKMPENSRLKLFPAYSRYSNPQALKLTALYDELAKKHNLTLAELSLAFVNQRPFVTGNIIGATTMDQLKENIGSINVTLSKELLDEIDAIQNLQPNPAP; via the coding sequence ATGAAATACACCACTATTCCCCAAACAGATATAAAAGTCAGTAAAATATGCCTTGGAACGATGACCTATGGCCAGCAGAATACAGAAGAGGAAGCGCATGCGCAGCTCAATTATGCCGTTGATCAGGGTGTCAATTTTATCGACACGGCCGAGATGTATTCTATTCCTGGAAAAAAAGAAACTCAGGGCAGCACTGAAAGATACATTGGAACCTGGCTAAAAGATCAACAACGAGACTCCCTTGTGGTTGCCACAAAAATTACCGGACCCATGCCTTATTTCAATTATATCAGGCCAAACCTTGGGTTTTCGAAAGAGGTAATTCGCGAGGCACTGGATCTGAGTTTAAAAAGACTGCAAACGGATTATGTAGACATTTATCAACTGCACTGGCCCGAGAGAAATGTCAACTTTTTTGGCCAGAGAAACTACAATCACAATCCAAATGAAAAGTGGGAGGATAATTTTAAATCGGTTATCGAAGCGCTGGATGAATTGGTAAAAGAGGGAAAGATAAGACATTATGGAGTTTCCAATGAATCGTCCTGGGGTGTGATGAGGCAGGTTACAGAAAGCAAACAAAACGGACTCACGGTTTGTAAAACAATACAAAACCCGTATTCGCTTTTGAACAGAACCTTTGAGATCAATTTAGCCGAGGTAAGCCTTCGAGAAAATATTGGGCTCCTCGCCTATTCACCTCTGGCCTTTGGAGTTTTGTCAGGTAAATACCTTAACAATAAAATGCCCGAGAATTCAAGATTAAAGCTGTTTCCTGCTTATTCCAGATACAGTAACCCTCAGGCCTTAAAACTGACCGCTCTTTATGACGAACTGGCAAAGAAACATAATTTGACCCTGGCTGAATTGAGCCTTGCTTTTGTAAATCAGCGCCCATTTGTGACTGGAAACATAATAGGAGCCACTACAATGGATCAACTCAAAGAGAACATTGGCAGTATCAATGTTACCCTGTCTAAAGAACTACTTGATGAAATTGATGCGATTCAGAATTTACAACCCAACCCGGCTCCATAA
- a CDS encoding alpha-L-fucosidase, producing the protein MKRYSLIFLMLICTIQLSAQTDYKPSAANLEAREWFENAKFGMFVHWGVYSVLGDGEWVMNNQNISISAYDKLPGFFNPQEFDADQWVKLAKDAGMKYITITSRHHDGFSMFDTEASDFNIVDATPYKKDVLKSLAEACSKEGIKLFFYYSLLDWRHDDYFPKGRTGNGIEGRAASGEWEKYIEFMKVQLTELLTNYGDIAGIWFDGHWDQKEWDGKKFGAVKVDWHYDEIYTLIHELQPQCLIGNNHHLAPIAGEDFQMFEKDLPGKNTTGWGTSSDDIGSLPKEVCETINGSWGFNLQDKKHKSEKELIQYLINAAGYGSNLLLNVGPMPNGKIQEEHVNSLKSIGKWLEKYGETIYGSRQGPVPPSSEMVSTQKDEKIYLHLLNEQIETYLIPDFEGKIRKMSFYDSGKKVTHKVDEYGLAFNVPKEERNNIDTIIVLELR; encoded by the coding sequence ATGAAAAGGTATTCGCTCATCTTTCTCATGTTGATCTGTACAATTCAGCTTTCAGCGCAAACTGATTATAAACCCTCTGCGGCTAACCTGGAAGCCAGGGAATGGTTTGAAAATGCCAAATTCGGCATGTTTGTCCATTGGGGTGTTTACAGCGTACTGGGTGACGGAGAATGGGTGATGAACAATCAAAATATTTCCATCAGTGCTTATGATAAATTACCGGGATTTTTTAATCCTCAGGAATTTGATGCTGACCAGTGGGTCAAACTTGCAAAAGATGCAGGAATGAAGTACATCACCATTACGAGCAGGCATCATGACGGGTTCTCCATGTTTGATACCGAAGCCTCTGATTTCAATATAGTTGACGCTACTCCCTATAAAAAGGATGTTCTAAAGTCCTTGGCCGAGGCTTGTAGCAAAGAAGGAATTAAATTGTTTTTTTATTATTCTCTTCTCGACTGGAGGCATGATGATTATTTCCCGAAAGGAAGGACAGGAAACGGAATCGAAGGAAGAGCAGCTTCCGGAGAGTGGGAAAAGTATATTGAGTTTATGAAAGTTCAGCTGACCGAATTGCTCACAAATTATGGCGATATTGCCGGAATCTGGTTTGATGGCCACTGGGATCAGAAGGAATGGGACGGTAAAAAATTTGGGGCCGTAAAAGTAGACTGGCACTATGATGAAATCTACACCCTGATACATGAATTACAGCCTCAATGCCTCATTGGGAACAATCACCACCTCGCTCCTATTGCCGGTGAGGATTTTCAGATGTTTGAAAAAGATCTTCCGGGGAAGAACACGACCGGTTGGGGTACCAGCTCAGATGACATTGGTTCCCTTCCTAAAGAAGTTTGTGAAACCATAAACGGTTCATGGGGATTTAACCTTCAGGATAAAAAACACAAATCTGAAAAAGAATTGATCCAATACCTGATCAATGCGGCGGGTTATGGGAGTAATTTATTGTTAAATGTTGGCCCAATGCCCAATGGTAAGATCCAGGAAGAACATGTCAACTCCTTAAAAAGTATAGGTAAATGGCTCGAAAAATACGGAGAAACCATCTATGGCAGCAGACAAGGGCCCGTTCCTCCAAGTTCGGAAATGGTATCAACTCAAAAGGATGAAAAAATCTATCTCCATCTGCTCAATGAGCAAATCGAAACTTACCTCATCCCCGATTTTGAGGGAAAAATCAGAAAAATGTCCTTTTATGACAGTGGTAAAAAAGTAACCCATAAAGTTGACGAATACGGGCTGGCTTTTAATGTCCCGAAAGAAGAAAGAAACAATATTGATACGATCATCGTTCTGGAACTCCGTTAA
- a CDS encoding RidA family protein has product MKRKLISSGSAFEDQIGYSRAVVVGDMIFVSGTTGYDYDTMSISDDIVEQTEQCIRNIDTALHEADSSLVDVVRVTYILPVAKEFEKCWPVLKKYFGGIKPAATMISAGLADDKMKIEIEVTAVKTS; this is encoded by the coding sequence ATGAAAAGAAAATTGATCAGTTCAGGTTCAGCTTTTGAGGATCAGATTGGATATTCCAGGGCGGTTGTTGTCGGCGATATGATATTTGTTTCCGGAACAACAGGATACGACTATGATACCATGTCGATTTCCGATGATATCGTTGAGCAAACGGAACAATGTATTCGAAATATTGATACGGCTTTACATGAAGCTGATTCTTCTCTTGTTGATGTTGTGCGAGTAACTTATATTTTACCGGTGGCTAAGGAATTTGAAAAGTGCTGGCCCGTTCTAAAAAAGTATTTTGGAGGAATCAAGCCTGCGGCAACAATGATTTCAGCCGGCCTTGCAGATGACAAGATGAAAATTGAAATTGAGGTTACCGCTGTTAAAACCAGTTAG
- the trpS gene encoding tryptophan--tRNA ligase, whose product MSRILTGVQSTGTPHLGNLLGAIIPAIEMSKVSKEESFLFIADLHSLTQIKNAEELRQNTYSTAATWLAFGVDVNKTVFYRQSDVPQVTELTWYLSCFYPYQRLTLAHSFKDKADRLEDVNSGLFSYPMLMAADILLYDADVVPVGKDQLQHLEMSRDVANRFNHQMGETLVPPQAKLQESTMYVPGTDGEKMSKSKGNIIDIFLPDKKLRKQIMKIKTDSTPMEDPKDPDNCNLFALYKLVANEEQVEAMRSNYLGGNYGYGHAKQAFYELLIDKFGPEREKYYYYMEHLEEVDKVLLEGARKAHLVADDVLKRVRTKLGY is encoded by the coding sequence ATGTCAAGAATATTAACAGGGGTACAGAGTACGGGTACGCCTCATTTAGGTAATTTACTGGGAGCCATTATTCCGGCCATCGAAATGTCAAAAGTATCAAAAGAAGAATCCTTTCTTTTTATTGCAGACTTACATTCTTTAACTCAAATTAAAAATGCGGAAGAATTAAGACAAAATACCTACAGTACCGCGGCTACCTGGCTTGCTTTTGGTGTGGATGTTAATAAAACGGTGTTTTACAGACAAAGTGATGTCCCGCAGGTTACAGAGTTAACCTGGTACCTGAGTTGTTTTTATCCCTATCAAAGACTGACCCTGGCCCATAGTTTCAAGGATAAAGCGGATCGATTGGAAGACGTAAATTCGGGCCTTTTCAGTTACCCCATGCTCATGGCGGCGGATATTCTTTTGTATGATGCTGATGTTGTTCCTGTTGGAAAGGATCAGTTGCAGCATTTGGAAATGTCGAGAGACGTGGCCAACAGATTCAACCATCAGATGGGGGAGACCCTGGTTCCTCCTCAGGCAAAACTTCAGGAAAGTACCATGTACGTGCCAGGAACGGATGGCGAAAAAATGAGTAAATCCAAAGGGAATATCATCGATATCTTTTTACCCGATAAAAAACTTAGAAAACAGATCATGAAGATCAAGACGGATTCCACCCCAATGGAAGATCCGAAAGACCCTGATAATTGTAATTTATTTGCGCTCTATAAACTTGTTGCCAATGAAGAACAGGTTGAAGCGATGCGATCAAATTATTTAGGGGGCAATTACGGTTACGGGCATGCCAAACAAGCCTTTTATGAGTTGCTTATTGATAAGTTCGGGCCTGAAAGAGAAAAATATTATTATTATATGGAGCACCTGGAAGAAGTAGACAAAGTGCTTCTTGAAGGCGCAAGAAAGGCGCATTTGGTTGCTGATGATGTTCTGAAAAGAGTGCGAACCAAATTGGGTTATTAG